A single window of Entomoplasma ellychniae DNA harbors:
- a CDS encoding glycoside hydrolase family 1 protein, translated as MKKIPSNFLWGASTSAYQVEGGWNIDGKGPSVQDVSKGGFLSDLKVGGITDFKVCADHYHHWKEDVALMAEMGFKSYRFSINWTRIYPTGFEDKPNSKGLEFYHNLIDELLKHKIEPLVTIHHFDAPITLEEKGGWANREVMVPAYVKFAKTLFLEFKDKINYWQTINELNMVILFSHVLGKQKKGHDTGTESYQSFHNANVAQALAIKELRKISPSAKIGPAPNISLVYPKTCAPSDVLAADNANVLRNWSYIDPFVKGYYSEILIEYWKANNYQVVILPEDEELFKSVSIDFIAFNYYNSTTAQAPIKDSEYKVGDQEMGFNIENMFQSADNKYLEKTPYGWQIDPIGFRMTSRALHDRYNLPIIITENGLGAKDVLTSDGKIHDDYRIAYLRDHIAQIPLILADGVKLIGYNPWSAIDLVSTHQGISKRYGFIYVNRDEDDLKDLKRYRKDSFYWYKKVIASDGEDLK; from the coding sequence ATGAAAAAAATACCAAGTAATTTTTTATGAGGAGCATCAACTAGTGCTTATCAAGTTGAAGGAGGTTGAAATATTGATGGCAAGGGTCCATCAGTTCAAGATGTTTCAAAAGGTGGTTTTCTTTCTGATTTAAAAGTTGGAGGAATTACAGACTTTAAAGTTTGTGCTGATCATTATCATCATTGAAAAGAAGATGTTGCTTTAATGGCTGAAATGGGATTTAAGTCTTATCGATTTTCAATAAACTGAACAAGAATATATCCAACAGGTTTTGAGGATAAACCCAATTCTAAAGGATTAGAATTCTATCATAATTTAATCGATGAATTATTAAAACATAAAATTGAGCCTTTAGTAACAATTCATCACTTTGATGCACCAATTACTTTAGAAGAAAAAGGTGGGTGAGCTAATAGAGAAGTAATGGTACCAGCTTATGTGAAATTTGCAAAAACACTATTTTTAGAGTTTAAAGATAAAATTAATTATTGACAAACTATTAATGAATTAAATATGGTAATTTTATTTTCACACGTATTAGGGAAACAAAAAAAAGGTCATGATACTGGAACTGAATCTTATCAATCATTTCACAATGCAAATGTTGCACAAGCTTTAGCAATTAAAGAACTACGTAAGATTTCTCCAAGTGCTAAAATAGGCCCTGCGCCAAATATATCATTAGTTTATCCAAAAACATGTGCTCCAAGTGATGTTTTAGCAGCAGATAATGCGAATGTTTTAAGAAACTGAAGTTATATAGATCCTTTTGTAAAAGGATATTACAGTGAGATTTTAATTGAATATTGAAAAGCTAATAACTATCAAGTTGTAATCCTACCAGAAGATGAAGAGTTATTCAAATCAGTAAGTATTGATTTTATTGCTTTTAACTATTACAATAGCACAACAGCACAAGCTCCTATTAAAGATTCTGAATACAAAGTTGGAGATCAAGAAATGGGATTTAATATTGAAAATATGTTCCAATCAGCTGATAATAAGTATTTAGAAAAAACACCATATGGATGACAAATTGATCCAATTGGTTTTAGAATGACCTCAAGAGCGTTACATGATAGATACAATTTACCTATTATTATTACTGAAAACGGATTGGGTGCTAAAGACGTTTTAACAAGTGATGGAAAAATTCACGATGATTATCGTATTGCTTACTTAAGAGATCATATAGCTCAAATACCTTTAATTTTAGCTGATGGAGTTAAGTTAATTGGTTATAACCCTTGAAGTGCTATTGATTTAGTATCAACACACCAAGGTATTTCAAAAAGATATGGGTTTATTTATGTTAATCGTGACGAAGATGATTTAAAAGATTTAAAACGTTACCGTAAAGATTCTTTTTACTGATATAAAAAAGTGATTGCATCAG
- a CDS encoding glucose PTS transporter subunit IIA, which translates to MKKIIKIYSPVDGIVKPLVELNDGVFSEEMLGIGFYIEPKSNVFFSPLAKGELVQIFNTKHAYYFKDSQGPAFLMHIGLDTVNLEGKPFDVKAQIGDKLSLQKEIVDVDFKIIEKHKLLKATPIVLDLNEFTGWKFEMQKDGEVKQGDLIATFTHNDVQKEVSYTDDIKEILESKNRYQITAGKIFNLIGGESNYTNVYNCMTRLRFEIVDKNKVDQEAIKQLSIVKGVLWAGNQIQIVIGGEVYKVKDAVLEHVENLHKNPNEKSNARTFTKVSIPKKIMQAFAAIILPALPIMMTSGLLMGIKTILVMTGVIVDMNIGLGSPINMQVDAFSVFMNVAAETGLKLLGVYIGYNTIKWLGGPEILQIFVSLMIAGATLGLGLVPNLSLFSIGNFSVKISFYSSSIIPHIVSAFILYYADKWIKTWMPTSIDVLFRPLLGVMFVFILIFFALGPILFLIEQEITKFMGLLSQIPYGIGVGLFAIVWQPLVLTGMHTSIIVPISIAVSQGIPSTLLAPTNIAVFTQVGAAIGVCILTKNKITKVACLAALPGGIVGVTEPILYGINLPKWKPFLAGLITAGIIGLFSGLLGVENRTTGGLGIFGFTALLMEPSKDSVNNVFIGAPNTPVMNCVFWLVTNLLAILLAAFVCYLIYVDRINENKGVGKTTNFFIKVLALKNHQKLKDLNTKYVNEIKDLKNVFSKEEIEKLKKIENQIVLITNKSVSLDKAQMHLEKQKEKLKQQIKKIELSKITGKAKIEKQKPLIDKYNLIKNGELTHKLENEIEKLQINNATNMEWISKTLNTKFEYIENIIDKILKENNSEDCNIIMNNYWNSLHSLELNYELVGKKINVLTKNEIKKALKNA; encoded by the coding sequence ATGAAAAAAATAATTAAGATTTATTCACCTGTTGATGGAATAGTTAAACCATTAGTTGAATTAAATGATGGAGTTTTTTCAGAAGAAATGCTAGGTATTGGTTTTTATATTGAACCAAAATCAAATGTGTTTTTTTCTCCATTGGCAAAAGGTGAATTGGTACAAATTTTTAATACAAAGCATGCTTATTATTTTAAAGATTCACAAGGACCAGCATTTTTAATGCATATTGGTTTAGATACAGTTAATTTAGAAGGAAAGCCATTTGATGTAAAAGCTCAAATTGGTGATAAACTTTCTTTACAAAAAGAAATAGTAGATGTTGATTTTAAAATAATTGAAAAACATAAATTGTTAAAAGCAACACCAATTGTTTTAGATTTAAATGAATTCACTGGATGAAAATTTGAAATGCAAAAAGATGGTGAAGTTAAACAAGGTGATTTGATCGCAACTTTTACTCATAATGATGTTCAAAAGGAAGTAAGTTATACTGATGATATTAAAGAAATTTTAGAGTCAAAAAATCGTTATCAAATAACTGCTGGTAAAATTTTTAATTTGATTGGAGGTGAGTCTAATTATACAAATGTTTATAATTGTATGACAAGACTAAGGTTTGAAATAGTAGATAAAAACAAAGTAGATCAAGAAGCTATTAAACAATTATCGATTGTTAAAGGTGTGCTTTGAGCAGGTAATCAAATACAAATAGTTATTGGTGGTGAAGTTTACAAAGTTAAAGATGCAGTTTTAGAGCATGTAGAAAATTTACATAAAAACCCGAATGAAAAATCAAATGCAAGAACTTTTACCAAAGTTTCAATACCTAAAAAAATAATGCAAGCTTTTGCAGCTATCATTTTACCAGCATTACCTATAATGATGACATCTGGTCTATTAATGGGGATAAAAACAATTTTAGTTATGACTGGTGTTATTGTTGACATGAACATTGGACTAGGTTCACCTATAAATATGCAAGTAGATGCTTTTTCAGTATTTATGAATGTAGCTGCTGAAACTGGTTTAAAACTTTTAGGTGTATACATTGGATACAATACAATAAAATGATTGGGTGGTCCTGAGATACTTCAAATATTTGTATCACTAATGATTGCTGGGGCTACTTTAGGATTAGGTTTAGTTCCTAACTTATCGCTTTTCTCAATAGGAAACTTTTCAGTTAAAATAAGTTTTTACTCTTCATCAATTATTCCGCACATTGTATCTGCTTTTATTTTGTATTATGCAGACAAATGGATTAAAACATGAATGCCAACTTCAATTGATGTTTTATTTAGACCTTTATTAGGTGTGATGTTTGTATTTATTTTAATATTCTTTGCTTTAGGACCAATTTTATTTTTAATTGAACAAGAAATAACAAAATTTATGGGGCTTTTATCACAAATACCATATGGAATTGGAGTTGGATTGTTTGCCATAGTATGACAACCTTTAGTTTTAACAGGTATGCACACGTCAATAATTGTGCCTATATCAATAGCAGTATCTCAAGGAATACCTTCAACTTTACTAGCACCAACAAATATTGCTGTTTTTACTCAAGTTGGAGCTGCTATAGGAGTTTGTATTCTAACAAAAAATAAAATTACAAAAGTAGCTTGTTTAGCAGCTTTACCTGGTGGAATTGTTGGGGTTACTGAGCCTATATTATATGGAATAAATCTTCCAAAATGAAAACCATTTTTAGCGGGATTAATAACAGCTGGTATTATTGGCTTATTTTCAGGACTTTTAGGAGTTGAAAATAGAACTACTGGAGGATTAGGGATTTTTGGATTTACAGCTTTACTAATGGAGCCTAGCAAAGATAGTGTTAATAATGTGTTTATAGGTGCACCAAATACTCCTGTAATGAATTGTGTATTTTGATTAGTTACTAACTTGTTAGCAATTCTATTAGCAGCTTTTGTTTGTTATCTTATTTATGTTGACAGAATTAATGAGAATAAAGGTGTTGGTAAAACAACAAATTTCTTTATTAAAGTTTTAGCTTTAAAAAATCATCAAAAATTAAAAGATTTAAATACAAAATATGTTAACGAAATAAAAGATTTAAAAAATGTTTTTTCAAAAGAAGAAATTGAAAAGTTAAAAAAAATAGAAAATCAAATTGTTTTAATTACAAATAAATCTGTTTCATTAGACAAAGCACAAATGCACTTAGAAAAACAAAAAGAAAAATTAAAACAACAAATAAAAAAAATAGAATTATCCAAAATTACTGGAAAAGCAAAAATTGAAAAACAAAAACCGTTAATTGATAAATACAATTTAATAAAAAATGGAGAATTAACTCATAAATTAGAAAATGAAATTGAAAAATTACAAATAAACAATGCAACTAATATGGAATGGATTTCAAAAACATTAAATACAAAGTTTGAATATATTGAAAATATTATTGACAAAATACTTAAAGAAAACAATTCAGAAGATTGTAATATAATTATGAATAATTATTGAAACTCACTTCATTCACTAGAATTAAACTATGAATTAGTGGGTAAAAAAATAAACGTTCTAACAAAAAATGAAATTAAAAAAGCATTAAAAAATGCATAG